In Primulina huaijiensis isolate GDHJ02 chromosome 4, ASM1229523v2, whole genome shotgun sequence, the DNA window AGGAATCTGGTGCAAACTAAGCTCCTGATAGATGGAGAATTCCCATGAATCACATAGCAACGGATACCTTCATGATCCGGGTCTGCAAATTATCAGGAATTCCTCATACCAATCCCCTGGGAGATTTTCGTTGTCCTGGTTTGATATAAGAGTTTTCTATGCGAGAATCAGCAATTTCATGGTTGACGATTCGACCCCGGAGTCTCTTACTCTCAATCACATGTCCCTGAGCCCAGAGACACTTCTTGAAGTTAATGGAGTAAGATGTACAGTTGATTCAGGAGTTTCTTGCTCCCTTCGAAGGGACAGAATGGATAAGAAAACTGAAGAGGCTACCTTTGTCAGCACAGATAGCATAAGATTAACTGGTAGCATTAAATTCGAGATTTTCGATAAAGAGGAACCTGTGATATCTGGGATTTTAGAAATGTCACATGCTAATGGTTATGTTGGGGAGGTAAATCAGCCAGCTCGAAGGTGGAGCATGAATTGTGACACGGTAATCAGTGCTGGCACGGGATTTCTGAAAGGGAAACAAATCGTGGACTCGGAATCCTCATCACCGACAATTGAAGTTTATATTGCAGGTTGTTTCTCAGGAACACCAATCATATTAACCAAGActatgcaacttaaaaatcgcAAGAAGCATAGAATGGGTACTCTAAATTCCATTCCAGAGTATGATGCGTCTGAATCCCATGAAGATCTTACGTTTGGACATGATCTGCAGGTAGTTTCTCATCCAAATACTCAGTTCTTGACATTTGCAACTTTCTGTGTCATCCATTCTATTTGCTTGTGCAGACACAATTGTTTTGTCTTGGCCGTTTTCATTCCATAGAATGATCCATGTCTACTAATGACTTAATCATCTCATCTCTATTGTAGGTCAAAGCTAGACTTCTAGACCGAATAGTTGTCTTAATGAGGAGAAAAATCTATTTAGTCTATGTCTATGCTCTATTTTGCTTCATTAATTGAGCCCATGAACTAGTAGATCACATAAAAAAGTTCTGCAACATCATGGATCCCAGTTCTTCGCAGTTGCCTTATGCTATGAATGTCGGATACTTTCCATAGTTTTATGTAACTTCATTCTTGATTTTATTAGTAGTTCTTCTATTTGTTTGAATAGATCAAGTTTCCTTCTCCTCTAAATTAAGTATGAGCCTGGAGTAAGCTAACACTAACCTTTTACCATTTCATATTTAGTGTACGTGTTTACCAACTACATCGGCTAGATGCACTCTTGGTGTTACATACATCAAATGAATTCTCGTCACTTGCCGCATTTACGAACTGAGAATTTATCACTAAATATAGTCGAATAGTTGTACTAGCAGGGGAGCAAGAAGAGGGTTGGCATGTGTGGTCCGCCTAATTCCTTCCTTCAAATATCGAGTACTGGTCTGATTTGCACTCATGCTGATGTGTAT includes these proteins:
- the LOC140975242 gene encoding uncharacterized protein At1g01500 — translated: MENSHESHSNGYLHDPGLQIIRNSSYQSPGRFSLSWFDIRVFYARISNFMVDDSTPESLTLNHMSLSPETLLEVNGVRCTVDSGVSCSLRRDRMDKKTEEATFVSTDSIRLTGSIKFEIFDKEEPVISGILEMSHANGYVGEVNQPARRWSMNCDTVISAGTGFLKGKQIVDSESSSPTIEVYIAGCFSGTPIILTKTMQLKNRKKHRMGTLNSIPEYDASESHEDLTFGHDLQVAEYKPESEEDNDSLYWRRTKYIEGEDGELSWFNAGVRVGVGIGLGICLGIGIGVGLLVRSYHTTTRTFRRRLF